The nucleotide sequence CTGCAAGTGTAAAGTTGAAGCATGATCCAACGCTGGTGACGATAAAGACAGAGCCAGGATTGAGGACACACATCAAGACTGAACGGCTGAGTTCCTTCAAGATGCCACGTGATTTGACTCTTGGGGGTCCTGGGCCAGGAAAGACAGCCCGTGGGGGATCAAATAAGAAGATTTATACGCCAAATTTAAATGCCGTTCGCCACAAAAATACGTAAGTTTGCTAAATGTGGTCAGTGAATGAGAAATGAGGAATTTCTTCTGCTGCAGAGATGTCAAGACTTCCCGGGATACCCAGCACAAGAAGATGACAAAGAGTCCGCAGCGCGAAAGAGGAGGCAAGGTGGCCATGAACCGTGGAAATCTCGTCCAGACAATGGGAGTGTTTTCAGAGGGAACAGCAAAGTCAGCAAAGCGACATTCAGAGTCTCGATATTCTTCCAGCGAAAGGGAGAGTCTCTCACTAAGTAGACGGTCGTCAGCCTCGAAAAAGGATACCACCCAGCCTGTACATGGTGGACGGGTCATTAGGGACATCCTGGACAGCAGTGACGAGGATGACTGCACCATGGATGAAGATGCAACAATGCCTGTGATGCTTCAAGCAGGTAATTTCtcctaaattatttatatagCCTGAACATCTCAataatctctttattttttcGTAATTGTATTAACCCTACTCCTCCTGAACCCCTGTCCCacctgattttttttgaatctgTAGCTGATAGAATTGTGTTATCCAAAGACGTAGTTAAAGAGGTTAAGGTCAAGGTAGAGCCTCCAGGTAAATAATCCGATGATAGATTAATCATTATTCCAATATCAGTTGTCCTCTCAAAGCTGCCTGTTGGAATAATTTTTGCACCGTCTTCTCCTGGGCTAATGCAattttatttggtatttttttcacaGATGAAACAATCTCGAATGCCCCAACAGTCTCCACAACGATCCCTTTCAACACCAAATTGAAATCGGATCCGGATGGGGCAAAAACTCCGCAGAGTCTTGAAGAGATCTTCGGTTCGAAGTCATCTCAGCTCTTCCTGCTTCAGCTGCCGGACACGCTACCTGGCACAGTTCTGGACACTTCGAAGGCAGATAGCCGGAAGGAAGGGGATGATCAGGACACTTCAAATacggtgagtttttttttttaatttgcaacTCATTTTATCAAATGACTTCAAATCAGAAAtaagaaattcttccaatgcaaggggtaattcattttGAGAAACCCTTGTCCATTGTCCAAGAAACGCTTTGCGAAACACGAAAAGCCACTTTTTGTATCGCAAAACTCAAAAAATCCAGGAATCTGTTCAGTAAAAATGGGGAAAAGTTGCTCtctcaaataattaaaaaaaaaataaatttaggggaagtgtgccaaatttcgaccagcttctaagttcggccactttgagtgtattttcggccatgcaaataaattaattaaaattatgggctctattctgcgaataaagataaagataaagtttcaaaataaaaattttaaacatttcaaaatttggCATTCTGCGATCTTGGATAAAAAGTCGAAGAAACGCAAATAAAGATTTCAATATCCAAAATGTACCTTATGCCTTATGCTTTTGGAACCTTAGTCAACCAAGTCGATTTCTTGGTAGGAGATATTTTTTCTAGTTAatcctctaacggtgttttctttaatatgcgaaaaaaaagttctaaaacaatgttttctaggataattatgatccaataaagtcgaaataaccatccattcttcattatctcttttagtttaggcgctaggtgagaaaatataaaaattttttgaaactctttttgcttctaaaattcacatttttagttttttcaatttttttaaaataaaataatgtctTAAAATTGTGGTGGACGAGGAAAATCTTTCGGGTGGTATGAAATAGCTTACAAAATTGACAACTTTAAGTACAAGTCCTGGAAAtaatttcacttttcatacacTTCTCAGGtgctttgagaaaaaaatgtttccggAACAAAAAGAGCTTGAAATTGATTGAACACCAAGAAATCAGAGGGAATGTTATATAAATTTTAGACGATTGGATTAAGGTACAGAAACCCCGAATTTCATGTTCAATTGTTTTTAATATAGATTTTTGAGTgcacttttaacaaaatttcttaGATGGATTTACCGGTTTAAGAATCAGGAAACATTTGGCAGCAAAACAGATGCAAGGGATCCCTTCAACTTCAAGTCAGTCATAGAAAACCCAGATAACTCTCAGCTACCGGTTCATCACTGACATTGTCATTAGATCGAAAAATAATGATCACTGTGTTATAAAACGTATGAGGTTCTAGTCGAGGAAATTCCTCTAGATCCTAAAcctaaaaaaagggaaaaaatagTCGGACAGGaaattttgcgtttttttttataacatttggacataaaatttctatttcgtAAAGTTTAAGGTCATTGTAAATCCTGCCTTTACCCTCAACCTTAAAGACAATAATTTGCCTTATTTATTTGTttgataaaaagatttttatggaaattgtggTACTGTTAGATTTAACATAAccaaaactctttttttttttttagtaattttaaagataaataaaatcaattgcagTAAAGAAAgcgatttataaataaaatggtgATCTCAGGGatcttttgtataaaaaaatggATTAAGTTTTAACCTCTGAGAGGTTTTTCTTGGTTAGAATTTTTGAGATCGTACATTTTGTTACAATTAAATCAATTATAATCTCTGAGAAcagaactacagtagactcttgctaattcggtttttttaagatcgggatacttttcaattcggacagcagttaaatttgaaaaaaagtttggtGACATTTCTCAAGTTTAATCTTGGTAATTAAATGAaggaaatatgcttaaatttgtaTAGCTTTTCCTTAGTTATGATGCGATTTTGCATTACTAAAggatttttatgacatttacaATTAAATATGAGTAAGTAAACTTAATGAGTGTGAAGATGagtaaaaaaatcgttgcatttcaaaaccTTTGTcatccgaatttctctctaattcggatgacatttcggtcccaaatgcctgaattagagagagtctactgtaattcaaaTAACCCAGAAATATTTCCAAAGTCTAGGATCTGTAAAGTTTgtgatattattttatttcatttaacattTAAGGAGCTtttaaataggattttttttttaaattaaagtttagcGATCAAAGATTTCTGTACAAAACAGATTGGAAGATTcaatcattaaccctttaaggacgattggaacaccggtgtcccataaagaaaataatttttactgactacctaaagttaattttttcttatgtctgtacataatagtaaagtagaatgttgaaggaatctagaatattttttgcaaagctctcgctatttgctatgtagtaaatatttaagctcaaaaatggcgaattttgaaattctcaaatttataattgattttatttattttttatacttacaatttttttaagcaaaacccttttggcaataaaaactacaatactcatacgtaatatttttcattaaagcgaaaaatattattcactggtattgtcagaaaaattacttaaatttttgggctatttttgcctCTATCGTTCATAaaggcacaaaatacaccgaatcagactctgttggactttccaaggttagatgtaagacatatcattgattatgtttctcagtttaatttttattgttgattttcagtacgtaaaaagtgtctcgtcgttaaagggttaaaaatacattttggatTTTTAAGGTTAAGCCAGTTAAATCTATCATAACCTAAAACTTCTCGTATAAATTTATTACCTAATCGGCTATTTGAACTGATTTAATGGAATGTTAAATCAATAGATAAATGCACTATAGGATATTAATTTAGCTTTGTCATTGTAACTAAGTCAGTTCTAACTTATTTCGTTAGAATCCAGAAGAAAAATCAGATTTTATTATctgtttggaaaattttatataaaaattatataacaaATCTCTTCTAATTTGCTTTTTTCGAGATTAAAtgaatgccctagacacacttacgacttaagctgagagaagacttagtggaaaataatgtaaatgaaatttaaccattatttcaaacataattatgctaagccgtctctcggctaatcctcaggtctgtcaaggccctaacataacctcattccTACAAGCCTAaccttacattttaaaatatatagcctGGAACAAATAGGAAAATGTGGTCATATGGGTCATAtaatatctaattttttttgctttcgtcTAATTTAAACTTTTGTAAATTTAGTTATTAATAGAAAAAATTTCATGGAGTATCAACACttctatttatttcatttaaaaatttctttaaggtTAAAAATGATGAGCTTTTTATATAGGTTTTTGTGCTACTAAACAACTAAATTTGTCTCTCAGGTCTCTcataaatgaagaaaaagagtaaattaggttttttcaacattttatttaatttgtgaGGTTAAAACCAACATAACCTAATTTAACCTTAAAAACGAAGAAAAACAAGGCCCAGattaaagttaataaaaaaaaattatcaattaaattataattagtAAAATGAGAACAGTctattaatattcaaaaaatacattgtagcaaaaagagcaaaaaattaatttgaacattttttgtagaCCTCCCCTATGAATTCTCTGAAGCAGCAAGATGAAGGGCTTGTCGGTAAATTCGTGCGGTACAAGTCCGGGAAGACGAAGCTAGTTCTAGGAACCAGCCAGTTTGATCTGGATGTGGGTATCGATACGGACT is from Phlebotomus papatasi isolate M1 chromosome 1, Ppap_2.1, whole genome shotgun sequence and encodes:
- the LOC129797885 gene encoding DNA-directed RNA polymerase III subunit RPC4 isoform X2, with the translated sequence MATGDSKSASVKLKHDPTLVTIKTEPGLRTHIKTERLSSFKMPRDLTLGGPGPGKTARGGSNKKIYTPNLNAVRHKNTDVKTSRDTQHKKMTKSPQRERGGKVAMNRGNLVQTMGVFSEGTAKSAKRHSESRYSSSERESLSLSRRSSASKKDTTQPVHGGRVIRDILDSSDEDDCTMDEDATMPVMLQADETISNAPTVSTTIPFNTKLKSDPDGAKTPQSLEEIFGSKSSQLFLLQLPDTLPGTVLDTSKADSRKEGDDQDTSNTTSPMNSLKQQDEGLVGKFVRYKSGKTKLVLGTSQFDLDVGIDTDFLQQLVSIDANPEQRSGNMYNLGKIQTKLTATPDWEHMFRNMI
- the LOC129797885 gene encoding DNA-directed RNA polymerase III subunit RPC4 isoform X1; translated protein: MATGDSKSASVKLKHDPTLVTIKTEPGLRTHIKTERLSSFKMPRDLTLGGPGPGKTARGGSNKKIYTPNLNAVRHKNTDVKTSRDTQHKKMTKSPQRERGGKVAMNRGNLVQTMGVFSEGTAKSAKRHSESRYSSSERESLSLSRRSSASKKDTTQPVHGGRVIRDILDSSDEDDCTMDEDATMPVMLQAADRIVLSKDVVKEVKVKVEPPDETISNAPTVSTTIPFNTKLKSDPDGAKTPQSLEEIFGSKSSQLFLLQLPDTLPGTVLDTSKADSRKEGDDQDTSNTTSPMNSLKQQDEGLVGKFVRYKSGKTKLVLGTSQFDLDVGIDTDFLQQLVSIDANPEQRSGNMYNLGKIQTKLTATPDWEHMFRNMI